The following proteins are co-located in the Spirosoma montaniterrae genome:
- a CDS encoding nucleotide disphospho-sugar-binding domain-containing protein, with protein sequence MKTALFLMLPAPSHYTPCFGLANDLKQQGYRVVFAGTPALAALVQESGFAFANFEYMTAYETLTLKAFAGTLLKSAVDRRFWRGRYREFLQGIAAARHLYLTEQPDILYLDEHLNHYYPYFATYTDAVYLINTKLSTRRNAHIPPLNAGYIARAGWLSSLYSNYLWTRQQVIKWGYHLINTAAFLGRTDTYFHNCYIQRLASTVRASRQSAMYSYDALPGVKTLILMSDVFEYPWMRHLPDEAVLHYWNQPLQTADELTTALIAWKQPDKSLIYCSVGTLAGSSAQRYMRFIQQVIDAFGGSSAHQVIISTGRSFSEEFVSTSAIPANIRLVSHVDQQALLPYCDLMITHGGLNSVKESIAAAVPMLGIANPADKHKDTPGNIARIVYHQIGLRCHINDDAALIRLRAETILTDPTFKLNVNRMREDINKQSVSKMIKILT encoded by the coding sequence ATGAAAACGGCTTTATTTTTGATGCTGCCTGCGCCCAGCCATTATACGCCCTGTTTTGGGCTGGCAAATGATCTGAAACAGCAGGGCTACAGGGTTGTGTTTGCCGGTACGCCTGCACTGGCAGCACTTGTTCAGGAAAGTGGATTCGCGTTCGCTAATTTTGAGTATATGACAGCGTATGAAACACTTACGTTGAAGGCTTTTGCAGGTACGCTGTTAAAATCGGCTGTCGACCGACGTTTCTGGCGCGGACGTTACCGGGAATTTCTTCAGGGCATTGCGGCTGCACGGCATTTGTATCTTACTGAACAGCCCGACATACTTTATCTGGATGAACACCTAAATCATTATTATCCTTATTTCGCTACGTATACTGACGCAGTTTATCTTATCAATACAAAATTATCGACGCGCCGAAACGCGCACATTCCTCCGCTCAATGCCGGCTATATAGCCCGCGCCGGTTGGTTGAGTTCATTGTACTCAAATTATCTCTGGACGCGTCAGCAAGTCATTAAGTGGGGTTATCATCTGATAAATACCGCAGCTTTCCTCGGGAGAACGGATACCTATTTCCATAATTGCTACATACAACGTTTAGCGAGTACCGTTCGAGCCAGCCGCCAATCGGCTATGTATAGCTACGATGCCCTGCCCGGCGTTAAAACGCTCATTCTGATGAGCGATGTCTTCGAATATCCCTGGATGCGGCACCTTCCCGATGAAGCCGTTTTGCACTATTGGAATCAGCCACTCCAGACGGCTGACGAACTAACGACGGCCCTTATTGCCTGGAAGCAACCCGATAAATCGTTGATTTACTGCAGTGTCGGCACATTGGCGGGTTCGAGTGCGCAGCGTTATATGCGTTTTATTCAGCAGGTTATTGACGCCTTTGGGGGGTCATCAGCCCATCAGGTCATTATTTCAACAGGCCGCTCCTTTTCTGAAGAATTTGTGAGTACATCAGCTATCCCTGCCAATATTCGTTTAGTCAGCCACGTCGACCAGCAAGCTTTGCTGCCTTACTGTGACCTGATGATTACACACGGCGGTTTAAATTCTGTGAAAGAGAGCATTGCTGCTGCTGTACCGATGCTGGGCATTGCCAATCCTGCCGACAAGCACAAAGACACGCCAGGCAACATAGCCCGCATTGTTTATCACCAAATTGGCCTTCGTTGCCATATCAACGACGATGCAGCCCTGATTCGCCTGCGGGCTGAGACCATTCTGACAGACCCAACATTTAAACTCAATGTTAATCGCATGAGAGAAGATATCAATAAACAAAGCGTATCAAAAATGATTAAAATTCTAACATAG
- a CDS encoding response regulator, translating into MFTHLIPPGGILIAKQDMLLCETLKESLQARRLHVRGCITDGREALRLIQHQHPSIAILGAEMPGMNGIDIVRHIEDHHMPIKCIIYAKSRRPDYLAEALKLNVKGYLFVNSGFAELFYCVQEVLDDRSYITPLAHQVVDELIAKLPPKPTDTTDLSRLTTREREILCLIAQCFTNNQIADRICRSVATVNNHRHNIMKKLNLQGHHQLLPYALSVYQALS; encoded by the coding sequence ATGTTTACCCATCTTATTCCGCCTGGTGGTATCCTCATCGCCAAACAAGATATGTTATTGTGTGAAACATTGAAAGAATCATTACAAGCGCGTCGGCTTCATGTACGAGGTTGTATTACCGACGGTCGTGAAGCCCTTCGGCTTATTCAGCATCAGCATCCCAGTATTGCCATTTTGGGGGCAGAGATGCCCGGCATGAACGGTATCGACATTGTTCGGCACATCGAAGACCATCATATGCCGATAAAGTGCATTATTTACGCCAAAAGCAGACGCCCCGACTACTTAGCCGAAGCGTTAAAATTAAACGTGAAAGGCTACCTGTTCGTTAATTCGGGCTTTGCTGAGCTATTTTATTGTGTGCAGGAAGTGCTCGATGATCGTTCGTACATAACACCACTGGCACATCAGGTCGTTGACGAATTAATTGCCAAACTTCCGCCCAAGCCCACCGATACTACCGATTTGTCGCGGTTAACAACTCGTGAGCGGGAGATTCTTTGCCTGATCGCGCAGTGTTTTACGAATAACCAGATTGCAGATCGTATATGCCGGAGCGTTGCTACAGTAAACAACCACCGGCACAACATTATGAAGAAGCTAAACTTGCAGGGTCATCATCAGCTTTTGCCCTATGCCCTATCAGTTTATCAGGCACTGAGTTGA
- a CDS encoding HlyD family efflux transporter periplasmic adaptor subunit translates to MEAPPVLYDAAGQSEAVSEVLSQPPASIVRWGTTVLFGALLLLLAGAWFIRYPDVIPGNALITTEQPPLKLLARANGRLTSLLVDDNTFVKRGTLLAEIDNTTRLENIPKLHRFITDARRLLADPTYTLPLLPEGIALGDAQDDYNHIVKSYREHKRLLTDSYHGQQAAMLQQQITDYQQLIDLNERQLVLTEQEYGNAEQKYQTNASLYRQKVHSRLEFLDMENNFLQKKKERETFRKVIVENRLILADKRRQLSEMSYQLLQKTRSHRDNIELHVRDIENALQVWQYTYVLTAPTDGKLIYLSQLVKNQPVRIADTLFAVLPASRQPYVGFVTVPAQGAGKVRVGQWVVIKLNDFPYREYGVLRGRVMKIAPTTTPRTYRLQVSLPNGLVSSYAKTLRFKPEMTGSAEIITDDMRLLERAFHNLRGLAAN, encoded by the coding sequence GTGGAAGCACCTCCGGTCTTGTACGACGCAGCCGGGCAATCGGAAGCGGTAAGCGAAGTATTGTCGCAACCGCCCGCGTCGATTGTGCGGTGGGGTACAACTGTGCTGTTTGGGGCATTGCTGTTATTGCTGGCCGGGGCATGGTTTATTCGATATCCCGACGTTATTCCGGGTAACGCGCTCATTACTACCGAACAACCTCCGCTAAAGTTATTAGCCAGAGCTAACGGACGGCTAACGTCGCTTTTGGTAGACGACAACACATTTGTAAAACGCGGTACGCTGCTGGCCGAAATCGACAACACCACCCGACTCGAAAATATACCCAAACTACACCGGTTTATTACCGACGCCCGACGTTTACTTGCCGATCCGACTTATACGTTACCCTTGCTGCCCGAAGGTATTGCCCTCGGCGACGCTCAGGATGATTATAATCACATTGTAAAAAGTTATCGCGAACACAAACGGTTGCTGACGGATTCCTATCACGGTCAGCAGGCGGCCATGTTGCAGCAGCAGATTACAGATTATCAACAACTTATCGACTTAAACGAACGACAGTTGGTTCTTACCGAACAGGAGTACGGCAACGCCGAGCAAAAGTACCAGACAAACGCATCGCTCTACCGTCAGAAAGTGCATTCGCGGCTGGAGTTTCTTGACATGGAAAATAACTTCCTGCAAAAGAAGAAAGAGCGTGAAACCTTCCGGAAGGTGATTGTTGAAAATCGGCTGATTCTGGCCGACAAACGCCGACAATTGTCAGAAATGAGCTATCAACTGCTACAAAAAACGCGCTCACACCGCGATAACATCGAACTGCACGTCCGCGACATCGAGAACGCACTTCAGGTCTGGCAGTATACTTACGTGTTGACAGCCCCTACCGATGGCAAATTGATTTATTTAAGTCAGCTCGTTAAAAACCAGCCTGTTCGCATAGCCGACACGTTGTTTGCCGTGTTACCGGCCAGTCGACAACCTTATGTTGGCTTCGTGACAGTTCCGGCTCAGGGAGCCGGGAAAGTGCGCGTTGGGCAGTGGGTAGTGATCAAATTAAATGACTTTCCGTATCGGGAATACGGTGTTTTACGCGGGCGCGTCATGAAAATTGCGCCTACTACCACACCGCGCACTTACCGATTACAGGTAAGCCTGCCGAATGGTTTAGTGAGCAGTTATGCTAAAACGCTACGGTTTAAACCCGAAATGACTGGCTCTGCCGAAATTATTACCGACGATATGCGGCTGCTGGAGCGGGCTTTTCATAATCTGCGCGGACTGGCTGCCAACTAA